In Helicobacter mastomyrinus, a single genomic region encodes these proteins:
- a CDS encoding amino acid ABC transporter ATP-binding protein, whose protein sequence is MIYIEHLKKYFDSKCVFDDVNLHIRAGEKLVIIGPGGSGKSTLLRCLNLLEVPSEGKIWLDDKILFPQSAQSWDINKARTKMGMVFQHFNLFNNLNVLENLTLAPTFLKLLNQEEAITEAHKLLKRIDLLDKQDTYPLRLSGGQKQRVAIARALMNKPEIMLFDEPTSALDPEMVGEVLDLMRDLATEGMSMICVTHEMRFAREVASRIIFMESGHIIEEGSPKDIFENPQTPRLKSFLSKLSF, encoded by the coding sequence GTGATTTATATTGAGCATCTTAAAAAATATTTTGATAGCAAATGTGTGTTTGATGATGTGAATCTCCATATCAGGGCAGGAGAAAAGCTTGTCATCATTGGACCTGGCGGCTCGGGCAAATCCACTTTATTACGTTGTTTGAATCTGCTTGAAGTGCCAAGCGAGGGTAAAATATGGCTTGATGATAAAATACTTTTCCCGCAAAGTGCGCAGAGTTGGGATATAAATAAAGCACGGACAAAAATGGGTATGGTGTTTCAGCATTTTAATCTTTTTAATAATCTCAACGTATTAGAGAATCTCACTCTTGCGCCTACATTTCTTAAGCTCCTCAATCAAGAAGAAGCTATCACAGAGGCGCATAAGCTCCTTAAACGTATAGATTTGCTTGATAAACAAGATACTTATCCATTACGTTTGAGTGGCGGACAAAAGCAGAGGGTGGCGATTGCTCGTGCGCTTATGAATAAGCCTGAAATAATGCTCTTTGATGAACCTACCTCCGCGCTTGACCCAGAAATGGTGGGAGAAGTGCTTGATTTGATGAGAGATTTAGCCACAGAGGGTATGAGTATGATATGTGTAACGCACGAAATGCGCTTTGCTAGAGAGGTGGCAAGTCGCATTATCTTTATGGAGAGTGGGCATATTATCGAAGAGGGCAGTCCAAAAGATATATTTGAAAATCCCCAAACACCTCGTCTCAAAAGTTTTTTGAGCAAATTAAGCTTTTGA
- a CDS encoding amino acid ABC transporter permease, with protein sequence MDLAVKYQLFYHQLITNEGYKLILEGLGTTLLLAIVALCIGIIVGTLVAIALTHKQPSLLHRILCFFLKSYVGFFRGTPIVVQLLFIYFVILPAFGLKGVSALIVALAIFGLNSGAYVSEIIRSGILSVDRGQDEAARALGLSSSASMRYIIFPQALRNALPTLGNEFITLLKETSVANYITVHDLTYAYKSIGGANYEYMLPYLFLALSYLLLVLCASYLVKLYEKRLRASDLY encoded by the coding sequence ATGGATTTAGCAGTAAAATATCAGCTTTTCTATCATCAACTTATTACTAATGAAGGCTATAAGCTTATCTTAGAGGGGCTTGGCACGACCTTGCTCCTTGCTATTGTGGCATTGTGTATTGGTATCATAGTGGGCACGTTAGTGGCTATTGCCCTCACTCATAAGCAACCCTCTCTCCTCCATAGAATCTTATGCTTTTTTCTTAAGTCCTATGTAGGATTCTTTCGTGGGACGCCTATTGTTGTGCAATTACTCTTTATCTATTTTGTGATACTCCCTGCCTTTGGACTAAAAGGTGTGAGTGCGCTTATTGTAGCCCTCGCTATTTTTGGGCTTAATAGTGGTGCGTATGTGAGTGAGATTATCCGTAGTGGAATCTTGAGCGTTGATAGGGGGCAAGATGAAGCAGCAAGGGCATTAGGGCTTAGCTCATCAGCAAGTATGAGATATATTATCTTTCCTCAAGCCCTTAGAAATGCTCTTCCTACACTTGGCAATGAGTTTATCACTCTCCTAAAGGAAACTTCAGTAGCAAACTATATTACTGTTCACGACTTGACTTATGCTTATAAGAGCATAGGCGGGGCGAATTATGAGTATATGCTGCCCTATCTTTTTCTTGCACTCTCTTATTTGCTACTTGTTTTGTGCGCAAGCTATCTTGTTAAACTTTATGAAAAAAGGCTAAGAGCAAGTGATTTATATTGA
- a CDS encoding bifunctional indole-3-glycerol phosphate synthase/phosphoribosylanthranilate isomerase gives MVEVLAQITTQRSQDIAQKGFAFGYEIPQKRIHPLIKPCFEPILLIAEIKRASPSAGQIGAINSPTKLASDYLNGGAGAISVLCEERHFNGSLADLMQVKNAYPKACILRKDFIQYPEEIEISYRAGADMVLLIVAMFIDEDAGFARFKAIYDECLKHGLTPLIEVHNHNEIDFITPLNPVLVGINARNLHTFNINIPAACTLKNALPHSRVIFESAINSPHSAFIVGSFGFDGLLCGSYLVEHNNPSAAITALKSAINLSKKQKVAFYSCVFDKFVKRTKPIIKICGITQLDNALEVAKEQTNGGVDMLGFILVAHSPRYIESKHIKEIAKALQTLYPHILRVAVVNDKPSLNEAKALYGQGHIHAIQLHGLDSKNPQYFANIALKDALFPYYVVQNIAQKADFSPHYEGAFCLVDSKSTQGGGSGKSIEFEVLRSLKESYLCIAGGINIDNISDFLALKPAMLDINSGIESVAGKKDIAKLRALLQKVASYTSPLKSNK, from the coding sequence ATGGTGGAAGTCTTAGCTCAAATCACAACACAACGCTCACAAGATATTGCTCAAAAAGGCTTTGCTTTCGGATATGAAATTCCACAAAAGAGAATTCACCCACTTATAAAACCTTGTTTTGAACCTATACTTCTTATTGCTGAAATTAAACGAGCTTCGCCTTCTGCTGGGCAAATTGGAGCTATCAATTCTCCCACAAAACTTGCTAGTGATTATCTTAATGGAGGTGCTGGGGCGATTTCTGTGCTATGCGAGGAGCGGCATTTTAATGGCTCCTTAGCGGATTTAATGCAGGTTAAAAATGCCTATCCTAAAGCCTGTATCTTGCGTAAAGACTTTATCCAATACCCTGAAGAAATTGAGATAAGCTATCGTGCTGGGGCGGATATGGTGCTTTTAATTGTGGCGATGTTTATCGATGAGGATGCGGGATTTGCGCGTTTTAAGGCGATTTATGATGAATGCCTTAAACACGGCTTAACGCCACTTATCGAAGTGCATAATCACAATGAAATTGATTTTATCACCCCTCTTAATCCTGTACTTGTAGGCATTAATGCACGCAATCTCCATACCTTTAATATTAATATTCCTGCTGCCTGCACGCTTAAAAATGCTCTACCTCATAGTAGGGTTATTTTTGAATCTGCCATAAACTCCCCTCACTCTGCCTTTATTGTGGGGAGCTTTGGCTTTGATGGTTTGCTTTGTGGAAGCTATCTTGTCGAGCATAACAATCCAAGTGCCGCTATTACCGCGCTTAAATCCGCCATAAACCTTAGCAAAAAACAAAAAGTGGCATTTTATAGCTGCGTTTTTGATAAATTTGTTAAGCGCACAAAGCCTATTATTAAAATATGCGGCATTACGCAACTTGATAATGCCCTAGAAGTGGCTAAGGAGCAGACTAATGGCGGGGTTGATATGCTAGGATTTATTCTTGTAGCACATAGCCCTAGATATATAGAATCTAAGCATATCAAGGAGATTGCTAAAGCCTTGCAAACACTCTACCCGCATATTTTGCGTGTAGCTGTGGTAAATGATAAGCCCTCTCTTAATGAGGCAAAGGCGCTTTATGGGCAGGGGCATATCCACGCCATTCAGCTTCACGGACTAGATTCTAAGAATCCTCAGTATTTTGCAAATATCGCGCTAAAAGACGCGCTATTCCCTTATTATGTCGTGCAAAATATCGCACAAAAGGCAGATTTTAGCCCGCATTATGAAGGGGCATTCTGCCTTGTGGATTCTAAAAGCACACAGGGAGGTGGCTCGGGCAAAAGTATTGAGTTCGAAGTTTTGCGCTCTTTAAAAGAAAGCTATTTGTGTATCGCCGGTGGCATTAATATAGACAATATCAGCGATTTCTTAGCGCTTAAGCCAGCTATGCTTGATATAAATTCGGGTATAGAGAGTGTAGCGGGTAAAAAGGATATAGCTAAGCTCCGCGCCCTCTTACAAAAAGTCGCCTCTTATACATCACCCTTAAAGAGTAATAAATGA
- a CDS encoding CapA family protein, giving the protein MKHIAIGLLYICLSFIYSNAKELDLIMAGDALLHASVYNDAKQANETYDFSTMLSALKPIVAKYDLAFYNQETILGGSALGLSTYPAFNSPQEFGDNMLSLGFNLVSLANNHTLDRGEATILASLKYWADKPALTAGSYSSFKERNTFKILEKNGIKYTLLAYTYGTNGIPLPKGKEYLVNVYTKAMLENDIKQVRDKVDLLIVSMHWGIEYDFTPSQEQYDLAKLLADLGVDLIIGTHPHVVQKAEWIGDSLVYYSLGNLISGQKGTNKRIGMLGSVHITKIKNGKVKLSNPRAELIYTYYDARFKNFKLMWFNEINEKILPDYQNIYRQYTDIITQGKDEIQIGL; this is encoded by the coding sequence ATGAAACATATTGCGATAGGATTATTATATATATGCCTTAGCTTCATATATAGCAATGCTAAGGAATTAGATTTAATTATGGCAGGGGACGCCTTGCTTCACGCTTCTGTGTATAATGACGCAAAGCAAGCAAATGAGACTTACGATTTTAGCACTATGCTAAGTGCGCTAAAGCCCATTGTGGCAAAATATGACCTTGCTTTTTACAATCAAGAGACGATTTTAGGGGGCAGTGCACTTGGCTTAAGCACATATCCGGCATTTAATTCCCCGCAGGAATTTGGCGATAATATGCTCTCTTTAGGTTTTAATCTTGTCTCTCTAGCGAATAATCACACGCTTGATAGAGGCGAGGCAACCATTTTAGCTTCTCTAAAATATTGGGCAGATAAACCAGCGCTTACTGCCGGTAGCTACTCATCATTTAAGGAACGCAATACTTTTAAAATCTTAGAAAAAAATGGTATTAAATACACGCTTCTAGCCTATACGTATGGCACGAATGGCATTCCATTACCAAAGGGCAAAGAATATCTTGTAAATGTCTATACAAAGGCTATGCTAGAGAATGACATTAAGCAAGTCCGCGATAAAGTGGATTTGCTTATCGTATCTATGCATTGGGGGATTGAGTATGACTTCACACCTTCACAAGAGCAATATGATTTAGCAAAGCTTTTGGCTGATTTGGGCGTTGATTTGATTATCGGTACACACCCGCACGTGGTACAAAAAGCAGAGTGGATAGGCGATAGCTTAGTATATTACTCACTTGGAAATCTTATCTCGGGGCAAAAAGGCACGAATAAACGTATCGGTATGCTAGGCAGTGTACATATCACAAAGATTAAAAATGGCAAGGTAAAGCTTTCTAATCCCCGCGCAGAGCTGATTTATACATACTATGATGCACGATTTAAAAATTTTAAGCTGATGTGGTTTAATGAAATCAACGAAAAAATACTGCCTGATTATCAAAACATATACAGGCAATATACAGATATTATCACGCAGGGCAAAGATGAGATACAAATTGGCTTGTAA